The sequence TGGTCTCAGTGCTCTTCTGTCTTTCTCAGATCCTTCATATTTGTCGTGTCCACACTGAAAATAAACCAAGCAATTTAGATTCAGGAAAATGGACCACCTCCATCATATATGCATATGTGAAGAAATTAGGAAGAGCTTCATGTTCTCCATGCTTGTCAATGCACCCCCTCCCTTAAGCACATTCCTATCTGATTTGGTAAAATGATTTCCTTCACCTTTCAATTTTGGCTAAAATAAAATAGCCAGTTATTAGACCAAGAAGAATTCCAGCTACTTTTTCTATACAGGTTGTAAACGTACCCTGCTTGTACAAATGAACAGAGAAATGGCAAAATATATAGCTGTTATCAATATCCAACTGTTGCACTTGCATATCACGCAGATATCCTATTGATCACTAAGCTTCAATTTCTATGGATATCCTCGCAAACATAATTAATTTTATTAGATCAAAGAATACATGTTTCCAATTCttgttcatgttccagaattgcaATTTCTCCTCTCCCCCAAATAGTTAGTACTGGTCCAGCTTGGATCTCCTTCAGTAACATTATCATTTTTTCTTATCTTCACACCAACAAAACTTTATAATCTAGCACTTGTGGAAAAGGAAATAGAACCAACCAAATGGAAACAATGGCAATCATCGTAAACATGTGGAAGCGAAAACCTTACGTTGTGCCATAAAGAGCAACCTTTTGAATTTTCGAGACATCACTTCCAGATTGATTGTCCTCAATAAATACAGTCAGGCTGAAATAATAACAGAAGGCCGTTAAATAAAAACAGTGACAAGAAACAAAAGCATATATATATATCGTGAAATGTATATACCTGCGAACATTTTGGAACTTGACATACTTTAGCGGCAAAGGTTTATTCTGCAGGAAAGAAAGGCCAAGACCATCAGGGTGAGCAAAACAACAATGGCTGGGATGTCAAAAAACTGGATGACCATCAACCATATTTAAGAGTAGGATGATAAGTCATACCTCTATCAAATGATCGGAGGATAGCTCAAGGGTGTCCATTGGTGGATAGTCATTGACATTGCTGCCATTTATTACATAAATATGTGGTCAGGCTGAATATAAAAGACAATGTGTTTTGAAAAGTCCAAATTCTAAATAACTCCAGGCAGCTGGTAGCATACCTGAAACCCATATGCTCTTTGTTGGAAAAGAGTTTTACTGTTTTAGGGCCTGCGATGATAAAAGGCACATTATTATTGTTTGAAAAAGAATCGGAGCTATAAAGTTGCAGTGGCAGAGCATATCATGCAGTTCTCAACAAAGAAATCGCTAGAACATCAGTGTTTGTGGAAATTTCAAAGAAACAACTTATAATTTGAGGAAACTCAAAACTGTCAGGCAAAAAAAATAAGGACTTGGCATTAAGTTGGTAACACATTATGTTTTCAGTGAGGTCAAAGTGCAAGACGGCAATAAAATGAGAGAATTCCCTATTTAAAGCTAGTATATGAGTGCTTCCTTTTATGGCCATGAAAATTACAGTCTTTATTTCATGCTGGATCTACCTTCTATTTTCAATTACACTAATGTTAACTATTCCATCCGGAGTCTGATGAGTGCCATGTGAAAAGATGGGATTGCATTTATGGTCTGCAATTCTCTAGGTAGCAGCTAACGCCATGAAGCAGCTAgagcagcagcaggtggagctgcAGGTGGCCATGGCCACGCCAGGGTCCAGAGTCCAGACAGTGTCTTTGCCCCCTTGCAGTGCAGGGGCTACTTAGATGCAGCAACAAGGATATGGAAGCAATGGACATGGTGTGAGGGCACACACGAGTGCATGTCATAGGGAACAGGGGAAGCAGTGGCCCAGGCAGCATGTGCACGCTGTCGCCATTCTGGAAGACTGCCGGCCTATGGTCTTGCACCTCACTTCTGTTGGAGATGAAACTGTCAACTGCTTCAACCTTAAGGTCAGCAAAATGGCACGTCTGTTTTACTTCTTGTCACACATGTCGTCTTCGGTTGCTTACATATCCCCTCGTTTTCCTCAAATCATGCAAATGACTGATGCAAAGCCTACATGATGCCAGTTAGAACTATGATCCTGACAAAGAAATTTGGACTCCTAACTCGGCAGCAATTTGCATCACCTAATGACAACATTGTCATCCATCACTTGCAGACTATCAAACCAAAGCTGAGATGTCTTTCTGACGTTACCTGTGCTTGACGCATGCTGTTGCATGATGATTGCAGAAAGCAAATTTATTATTTTTCCTCCTGGAGTGTGGCTGTTGTGTGGTGGGATATCTCAAAGCAGAGTGGGTCTCAGGGTTGGAATGTTTGAACACTATTCATCTCAAGCCATATCCTCTTATTCGAACTCAACTAGAAGTTATTTAAATTTCACACTTTTCATCCAACAGCCCTCCCATTTCTGTAAACCTGTTGAAATTCATCTAAACATTGTGTGTCCATGTATTTATATTGTATATCCCAGAACATTAATATGTTGATTGCTATATGCAGACGACAGGGGCAATCTGTATTTTCACACATCACTTAACAGCCTTTCGATGGAAAAGCTAACGGCAGTGTCATATTATTGGGAATGGAATTAAGAGCAGGTGTCAAATAACGACAGGGGCAATCTGTATTTTCATGCAGTGTGAAGTAAGGAATTGTTTCCAATAAAATGGCGACTTAACACTGCAACACTAATGCTATCAGAAATCTAAACAAACAAGCACCTTAGTTGCACATATGAAGATAAGATATTTTTTTAGCAGCACCAGCGCCACAACTAACAAGTAACAACGCATTATACGAGGGGACGCCAATCAGGACCAGATGTTAATCCATGAAATCACAACTGAAGTTACATGATCTCACAAGGATCCCGGCAGACCTAACATCAATCAGATGATCTACCTATCACTATTGCATCTAGCTTCAGGGGCGGACCTATGTAGGTCCGAGTGAGGGCCTAGGCCTCTACTCATTTATCTTTTGCAATTGCAAATAGTAGAGACTTAATTTTCCCCATGAAGTCCCCTGCCCAGTGTCACTTAGGGCCCCTTTGGTAGGGCTTAATTTTCAGCTTCGGCTCTGGCTCATGCAAAAGTTGTGCCAAACACCTCTTTTTCAAATGGCTTCACCAGTGAAGTGCTTTTCTAAAATGAACTAGAGGGCATAAGCCAAAAAAAGTGGCTCACCCGGCTTCAGCTCACGTCATTTTTGCACAATAGCCCTCTCACCAATCCAAATTATTTTTTTTGGTCCTGCCCTCAATCCCTAGCCACGTACAGGAGAGATCTATAAAAAGTAAACTATACAAGggtctttctgaaaaacaacttataagccgttttgccaaatgatttttcagaatggctttggctcatctaaagaagtggcttcACCTCGTGAGTCAGAGccaaagccatttttggagaagcTAGAGCCCTGCCAAAGGGGCCCTTAGACTGTCTCCAATAGAGCGTGGGAAATAGAGGACGCGCAAATGTAATTGATACTGGGGATGCAATAGGGgatctgctggagatagccttagaTGCCCCTGCTCTAGCATTTTGGTGCCCATCCTTGCAAGTATGCACACTCACTCTCATTTTGTTTTGGGTCCACCCTTGTCTAACTTATAGGAAGGTAGCACTCCTAGTTATTTTCAACATGTAAACTGACAATTGGGCGCAAGTCTAGGCTCATCGCAGTATCGCACAGACCCCCGACAGTGAGTTGCAAATCTTACCCTCTTCCTCGGGGCCTTTGAATAGCACGGAATGCAGTTTGACCACTTGCATGAAGGGGATGTAGATCAGCAGCTGCTCGTCCGAATCACTGGCGAGGTACAGCCCCTCGTCGTCCCTCAAACTCTGCAGCCACCAAACAAGCACCACAAAGAAATCGCCATTATAGTTCGCTCTAGAGCCACGACCGATCAGGAAGTCACCACCGATGAAACCTTAGGAGTTAGGAGAAGAACTTctcgggaaagaaaaggaaaaccaAACGAACCGCCCACACAAAAAATCGCCGAAGAGCAGAATCCATCATCCGTTGGAATCACAGTGAAGGGCTAGTCGAGCTGGGGTTTGAATGGAGGAGAAACGCGGCGCCTAACCTGCTTGAGCGCGTTGACGATGCTGTGGGAGGAGTCCTGGTTTAGGCACTCGACGCCAGTCCAGTCGATGAAGTCAATCAGATCCACCTGCCCGCGCGGTACCTGCACGGTCACGGCCGGGCCAGGGGGCGGGGTggccacggcggcggcggcggcggctatgCTGGCGGCGTCCATGGCTTGGGTTGGCTTCCAGAAACTTCTGGAACTGGAAGGGCGGGGCGGGTAGTAGGTACAGGGAGGGGAAGGCTGGAAGAGGGGCGTATTTGCTACGCTAAGGCTGATTTGGTGATTGATGGTAAGAAATCTTTTTGCTATTTAAAATTAAATTGGAAGAGGATTTCTCTTGTGGATTCCTTAATCACTAAATCAGCCTTAAATTCGCTTTTCGCAGAGGGCATCGTGGGCCGCTCGCCTTGAGCCACCAGCGTTAACTATTTTGGCGAAATGCAATGTGGGCTGTTTTGCGTTTAGGCCGGCTATTTTAAGTTTTTAACCGTTTTAAATTGTACTCCAAAACTATATCCTTTCTAGCTTTTGGTTTTTACATTTATATTTAAATAGATGGTAATAAATATAAAACATATATTAAATTTTATatgaatttattatttatttaaaacgaattttaatttggaACATATGGATATTTGGCTATAGATAAGCTTTTATTAATATTGTTTGCGCATATTTTTATTGGATGTTTCGTACAAAAAGTTTTCACGTGTGAAAACCTCTCATAGTTGACTGTAGCACATAGTATTAAAATCTTTGAGAAACATAATCTTGCAGGAACTAGGAATTAGTTCGACCACAAAAAAAAAAACTTGTGAATTAAGAACATCATTCCCGGCCCCACCACTACACCATG is a genomic window of Zea mays cultivar B73 chromosome 5, Zm-B73-REFERENCE-NAM-5.0, whole genome shotgun sequence containing:
- the LOC100280535 gene encoding PITH domain-containing protein At3g04780-like, with the translated sequence MDAASIAAAAAAVATPPPGPAVTVQVPRGQVDLIDFIDWTGVECLNQDSSHSIVNALKQSLRDDEGLYLASDSDEQLLIYIPFMQVVKLHSVLFKGPEEEGPKTVKLFSNKEHMGFSNVNDYPPMDTLELSSDHLIENKPLPLKYVKFQNVRSLTVFIEDNQSGSDVSKIQKVALYGTTVDTTNMKDLRKTEEH